A stretch of DNA from Enoplosus armatus isolate fEnoArm2 chromosome 15, fEnoArm2.hap1, whole genome shotgun sequence:
AGCTCCTTGACCTCTGATTAAATAGATTTTACAGCCGGACGATAGAACCTGCtgtatgttctgtatgtgtttatggTTAGAGGCCCAACAATGGGGATTTCGAGGCCTTAGTCTTGGTGCACCAAGGGGGGGATTTATTACATTAAGTTGATTAAGACAGTATTAGATGTCAATTGCCATTACCTTCATGGCTCATTACATCATTATGACTTCATTACATTAACAGCCGTAACAACGCTTTTTACAAGTCAAGTCCCTCTGCGTGAGGGTGTGAGCTAATGTAGTTCACACACAGttattacagtatattgtgaTACAAAAATCCTCTTCATCACTTAACCGCAACATGAAATTCCCTGGCAGAGCGGCGTcattgtgtttagtgtttagaTGAATTCTGTCATTTTCAGGACTTCAGTACTGGCTTCATCTGTCAAAACACGATCCGCCTTCCAGCCACGCAGCCACACCAGCCGTCATCCACCGCCGTCCCTCGTGATGGTCTCTGACAGCCTCGTGGTTAATGTGTAAGCGAGCTTATAGCGCAACAATAGCTTCAAAAACTGCCTCACGTGCAGCCAGACAACAGCACTCCCCTGCAGACtgagaagtgtgtgtattttcttctttcttgatGAATTGATTTTCCCCAGACGTCCGCCTTCGCCACGTGAAGTGATGAATGGGTGATTAATGCGGTGGGGATACGGAGCAAATCAATTTCTGGTGACCCGCCTTGTATCGGTGACCCAGAAGGCAAGGTGTTAggtgggggggtgagggagAGGGCAGGGACCTACAGGGAGCTGCACCTGCACTGTAGTACGATTTACACTTCTAACATTGATTGAACAGGAGGAGGTGTTGGGTCAGGGTCTACAACATACATAATGAACCATAtcaactattttcattttctctctctggattGATCCTGAATCCATTACTCATTATCATCCAGTGGTcgctgcaaaaaaaacaagcagcactGGCCAGTTCTTCAAATGCTGATGATGACCTAGATAGGTTTTACATTGTACTGCCCGCTCCGAGCAGCAAAGGCTGAAGCAGCATGATGTTTTTACATCACTGCCAAACCTCTGAGGGGGGAGGTTGCGGTGTTTGGTTTGCTGCACAACATGTTCTTACTTTGTAACGGAAGACTGAGGTTCCCGTCCGTCATCTAGTCAATGCTgctttcttttaaccatgaagGCAATCTTTCTCTAAGCTTCACCAAGCTAAACCTCAGAGGTGGCAGCTCAGAAAAGAAGTCATACGGGTCATTTTTTTGGAACAGTCTGTGCTGCCAAATTACCCGATTTGTTGTTTGAATTTGAgagcttatttatttatcattacaCAACACAGGCTTGTACGACGAAACGCAAGCTGCAGtcccttcatgctacacacaaaaacaaaacagaagtcTGGTGGTACGACAGCGGAGACTTCCGTACCTCCGGCCAGACGGCGGCAGGGTGAGCAGGCTGTGGCTTTGTCTTTTAGGATCCTTTGGGCTCAAGGCAGGAACCTCACCTCGAAGCAGGTGGGAACAATCAGTCAGTGATGACGTCGACTCGCCGACTGGCACGTGTTCTTACGGCCGAGGATGTTATCAGGCCCAGCAGCTTTACTCACGTTTGCTGTGGTTGCTGATACAGTAGCCGGCCCTCTGAAGGTGGAGCAGACTTGATATCAAAGAGATCAAAGCGAGCGTAGAAGGTGTTTAGCTCATCTGGCGACGTGGCCTCCTGCTTCTGTAGCCTGTGATGGTCTGGATCGCTTCCCACATATCTTTGGTGTTGGGGTCTGCCTCCGGGCTCTCCTGATGTCTCGGCTGTGCCTCCttgatgccagctttcagtCTCGCTCTCGCGTTGTCACCTGACTGAAAGGACAAGGCCCTCGCCTCTCGCCGATGCCAGTGTTGAACAAGTCATGTTATTAGCTATTAGATATATTAGCTGGAGAGGATAATTACATGACTTGTCTTGAACCAGTTATTCTAACAGTGAAGTTTTGCTGCTGCAAGAAGAGAATCTCAAGTCCAGTTTCAGTgaagtttcagttttaatttgacTGAGAAAGATTCTGTAACCTTTGAGGCAGTGAAATCATTTCCAAACAGGTGCAGGTGACAACATCAAATATGAACCAAGGACTTCAGTTTGAAAGCTTTCAGACACAAAGACGCAACAGATTTTAGTATTTTACTTGTATAAgtctggaaaacaaacatggcagaCCGAATATTCTCGACAGCTGCAAGCTACATGCTACAAGGTATTTGTGCTCGCATGTGTTTGATTGGCCAAAGCCgcgtatttgttttgtttgtttgtcagaaatTGTACATTTCTAACAAGGAGgctgtgtttttgcagtctGGTGTCtattctctgtgtttctctacATTCAGCGTCCCTTTCCTTCCGTTGATCACTGCTTCcttccattgttgttgttgttgttgttgttaatatGACTTTCCTGTGCAGCCTCATTTCATTTAACTGGTACGTCCAGTTTGAGAAACACAATTTAAACTGGTCTGAAAATGCAGCCGTCCACAAGGCGACACTGAGGCATTTACCTCTTCCTTTCATTAACTACCAtcaaggtgcccttgagcaaggtgCTTAACCCCCCACTGCTGCAGTGCATCTGCTCTCTGGTCAACAGCACACGACTTTGGCTGGACTGGGCAGATCCCACATGTAGGTGTCTGTGTATAAAAACTCAGAACAGAAATCATTCACAGCTACAGGCTGTAAACGAGCTCATAAACTGTAcgaactgtaaaaaaaacatgcaataatCAGCTGTTGCTAACAGACGGGGATCCACCAGCCAACCAGGTTGGTCTTTTTTGAATATTagattacatatatatatatattaccttACCTTCTTTCACACACCTgcatattttcacacacacagattaatgaTACATGAACATAACACAAATACACTTACAATGCACACATTTTGGACACATgcctagcctagcttagcataatgactggaagcAGGGCCTAAGAACGCCTACTAGCATCCCTAAAGTTCACCAATTAACACAATAGATCTTGTTTGAGCATTTTTGGTTTTAGGGGGAACTTTTGTGCTGCAACTATTCATTTAACGTAGATAAATATACTCATAACCATCAGTCTGTATTCTGTCAGGACCAAAGAAGTTAGTTAAAgctgattttgttgttgttgttgctgctgtttttccaacatattatcaccttacagttttacatgtttgctccactgtgttcaccgcCTAGTCTATAACTTTTGTCTGTCTACCTtttggtgctgagcagcaggtttcagatcagatcagaccCTTTCCACAAAGAGCAGCTTCACGCTACGGCTAGAAACAACGCTATATGTTAAAgcgctccgtagagctgaggggaactgtagACAGAGCGACACATGTTTGATTACCTTTTATTTCACATTGCATtcatcagaaaaagaaaatcagctgTTGCCTGATGGAGCAATTAAACTCTTGATTTGACATAGAGGGAGTTTTGTGTTCCTTTGTTAGCACTGGTCACTGTAGGACTTGGATTCAAACACTTCCTCACTGCGTCCTCTCtttccactctgctgctcctgtcGACACAAACCAAGAGAAATCTGCGCTGTGGGAGCCGATTAATGGGCTTCAGGTGCTGCTCTcggtctctctttgtctccccttTGCCTCATGACCAGAACTCCGCCCTGCCTGTTCTCCACAAGCGTACAATATGGACACGAGCTGCTTCATCAGAATCACTTTATTTTCCAAGGTCAGTTTAAAACAGTTCACCTCTGAATATTTCTGCAGCTTGAGTCTGCGCTGCCTGAGACAAATGATTGCAGGTTATCTTCTGTGAACCTGCAGTTGAGATTTAAATCACCCGTACGTGCCGCTGTTTGCATTCACCAGCTTTCTTGTACAGGATTTTCTCTAAGGTATAATCATCATCCCATACAACATGACTCTGCCTCTCTTGTTTGACTTCAGAATTATGAAACTTTAAGTTGATCTGGAGTTCAAATAAGTTACCAAAACCAACtgaattaaagacaaaaaaaacaaaaaacaatgtgaatattctgttattttcctttttttttttacctcttttaAGGCTTTAACAGCTGCCTTAGGATCTAAGTCATGGACCACATGGAGACATTTTATTTAAGAATACAAGTATGTTCTTGGACTAGGACAAAGTTAGCTGGATGACAGTTGGAGCACTTGCTAAAAACCTACATAGGGACATGAACTACAGTGCGAGTCCGCTGAGACTACAGATTCTAGAAACCtgataaaacattcagcagtttgAATTAGTTCACTTTCAGATTCTGGGTCAGTTTGGGATGAATTCAACAACTGCATGACTCCGTACTTTGTTCCTGATTCCAGCGTTTAAGGGTTCTTAATTCACTGCATCTCTGACACAGGCTCACAAAGATATTTCAGAAACAAAGTTGATATAGTGATATAGTGTTGTTGAATCATTGAGGAGagtgctgtgtgtcagtgttgggGAAGCTTTACAGAGGTAATAATATGTGCTGTACTCTCACTCTGTTGCTCTAATACAAATCAACTTATTTCAAGAATTTTCTAGAAATATATCTTGAAAAAGCAGAACATTCGTTATTCTTTAGAACAGACTTTATGACGTGTTTTAAGTAAAGGAGACGAAACCAGTGAAGGCCGTTAAGGAGAACcatgcctttctctctttctcctcttcctccttcacctctacctctctctctcgtcttgGTTTAATATCTCTCTCCaagctccctcctcttcctctctctcttcctctctctctctctctcccccccacccGCTGTCCTCCATCATAAATTCAGCAAGATTAATATTTCATCTGCCACTTCACAGCGCTTTCCGGCAGCGtttgggaagaggaggaagcgGGGGGGCACCTCATTAGTCACGTGGTCTGGTGTGCAGAACCAGTCATTGCTCACGTGTTGTATTATGCTAACAGCAGAGAGGACGTTCTGCTCTCTTCTATATTCAGACTAGTCACGGACTGATTGTGGTTTGGTGTTTTCCTTTTCCAATCTGATGAGTTTCCTGCGTAGAAAGCAACAAAGGTCCAAGATGACAAAACGATTCCTCCAGTTAACTTCATTGTGCCAACGCGTGAGGGAACATAGAGGTAATAACAATGCTGAGAAGCACAGATCTGAGCCTTGCTGAACACCCAAGGCCTGGTCCGACCCACATTTATACCCACCAACATTTCAGACCAAAATCAGCGCAGTGGATTCACAAATGGGCCTTTTTGTTTCGTGTGACATGTCACAGGAGGAAACTCACAGCTGTAACTAATAAAACAGGGGCCTGGTTTTGTACGTTTGCCGTATCgagataaacagttggtggcgCTGATTCTCCAGACAGAAGGAAATAAGGTAATTAAAAGAAACTCCGGTCAAATCTCAAATGAGTGAAAAAGATGCgtaaaacatgatggaaatatggtcCGTCGGTCCCTACACCAGTCATGACCACAGAAAGGTACAAAACCGTGAACCTCTATCCGACGCCACACGGTAATCCCAACACTGGACAGtgttacagtatatatacatttagAGAACGGCCACCATTATTCCAGTTTAAATGGAGTAACAGAGAGTGttcttgttttatgtgtttctatTTGTTCTATTTACATCTACTATTCCAAGTAATTACGCAATGCTCTGATGAACAGAACAAGCTAACCCTCTTTGGTCCTGAACAACTAATggatactactactacactaCTAACTGGATCACCTGACGTTTCCTTTagctgatgtttttctctgcaacCTAAAAGAGCCTAAAAAGCTCcttagagctgcagagttgttgACCATTTGATTAAACTAAAAATAAGGATGAGTGGACCTTTAAGGACCACTTGAACCTTCAGCTCAAGTAACAGGCTGCAGGCTGGACTTCCAGTATCTGCGTTTGTTTTGTTATAATGGCAGCGATTACAGAAATGGCCTCGCCTGCTCACATGTGAGGAGCCAGAGAGGAGCGGATTATTCTGAGTAATTGAGTTAACCCGGAACATGAGAGCGAGGTGTTGAGTTGAAGatggatgatgaggaggaggagagtgtgaaAGGCTACGTTAAGGTTTTTTGTATCCCAGAGAGCGAATGAGAGAATCAGTCTCTCCTCTTTGAGACAACAACAACGGAGGAAAGACTCACTTATTTCATCATTATGAAGCCGGGCTGTTTCTGACTGAGTGCCCTCCGATGGGCCGAGAGTCGATTCTACACTGATATTATTTAATGATAATGTCGGCCTGTGATTCAATTTGCAGCCCTGTCCAAATATTAACGCACATCCTGTTTAGTTTCTATGGAAACGCAGATTCCAGGAGGCACAGTAACTGTTATATCAcagtatgtatgtttttattttgaatgataGCACAGTGGTCTCATAATTAGCAAGCAGCGATAAACAGCTCACTTCACGGGGGACATTATCTTTTAATGTTtcagaggaaggaaaataaataaataaaaagaatctAGTTGTCGTCTTTGTGCCACATTCAGAGGAAATTGGATACATGGaggttttattaaaatattatgaATAGACTGTTATATCCTAATTtagtttgtttgctttttgaatTGATGTTTAACCAGTTTTAGTGATTTAAATTGGCAAATAAAGTGAGTTGTTAGTGGACACATTTGCCAATTTAGGGGGTTTTCAAATCCTGCTAAGGGCCCTAAAGAGGCTCGGGTGTGCCCTGCagtaaaagcagaaacagcagcaggagtaGTAGTTGTAATCGTAGTTGTGTACTTGTGGCAGTAGTACTTGTAGCAGATGTAACAGTATGAAAGCAGATTGTGGCGTCTTGGAGCCTTGGAACCCTGAAGGGACATCATTTCATGATACGGTTTGCCGCTGAAACTTTCAAattaacaaaaactgaactaatATCCACAATCAAAACCTCCCGCTGGTCAAAGCTGAGCCACAAACAGTGCTGGAAGCTTTATTTTTGAACCCGTCTGTCCTCAAATAACTTGATAAACAGTGACAAATTGGCACTGCATGCTGTCAGCAATTCATTATCTATGAACGATGTGGTGTATAATGTGGTCTTTGTGAGGGGACGCAGGGAGGCAGTTGACCTGGACGACCCCACAGTGAAAGAACAGCGATGGTCAGTCAGCGCCACCCAGTGTTGGAACGACACCACTGCAGCCTCTGTCAACATGCTGTGAACTAATGAGTGCTTTTAAACTCTGACTTTAGATCATCTTTTTCCATTAATCTCCACTTAAAATAAGGTTTATTCTCCTTTCTCCAACTCCCTGTCGTcttcagcttttctttctttcctctctccttactgtacttgctttctttttcttctctttatccCTCGCTCTTCCTCTTTGTTCGTCTTCACCCTTACTCCCTCCTCCTaccttatctctctctttctttcccaaCGTGACCTTCCCagcctcctcctcgtcctcctcttcctcctctctcagtgtatatatatatatatatatatatatcagaagCACTCAAGCACCTCCTCAGGCTGCAGAAAGAccaattaattaaaaacactaaTAACCCTTTCTCTACTGGGAGAGAGAGCATTTTCCTCCTCATACATTATTAATGTGGCTCTGTATCATTTgcaggtactgtgtgtgtgtgtgtgtgtgtgtgtgtgtgtgtgtgtgtgtgattttcacTCGGTGGTGCTCATTAAGAGCTGACCAGCTGAGAGTGAGTAAGTGGGTGAGACGATTTGGGTGTGTATGGTAGTTCATGTCATTTGCATAGTAAGAGCtggccaaagtgtgtgtgtgtgtgtgtgtgtgtgtgtggtagctCATTTGTAGCTCTTGTTAAGTGGGGGCTGAGTGGACCCCCGGGCCACTCAGATGCAGTGAGTAGGACATTAAGTTAAGAGGTTAATGAAAAGGTTTTCTGATCCTGATCTGTTccagtttttctcttttgttttgatgcgttgtttgaaaaagaaaaatcccagTTTTGAGAGCAGGTGATACGAACACTGGTGATCTAACATGATCTAAAAATGTGTCGTGCTCTCAAAACAGTGTTCCTCTGTGTAATAGTTGACAGTTTGCCACCTGGGACACGTGAATAAAGTGCAGCCATCGATAATGTTGTTAATTATacctgtgcttttgtttttttactataAGAGGTCAAaatctctgctgtgaaaaaaaactattgaacaaaaagtacagcatGTCTCAGactgttgttgtctttgtgtgaatgtatattctgtcagctgctgtaAACTCTCCTTTCAATACAAAGAGGACATAAAAAGAAGTAGAAAGTCTCCAGTAACTACAGGGTGGCCATATATACAACTACGTGTACTTTGCTCCATGTTAAATTCAAacaacagtcacacacacgtGTGAAACAAGGGGCGGAGCTACAGCGGACTCGTGAAACGAAAGTGAACGTGAGTGAAAGTCAGAggagtgctgcagctgagacacGTCCTGTTGTTTCTCTCTAACCAGCGAGAATTAAACTTCACCGGGTTTTTCTTCACGACACAACAGAGTCTCTGCCGCACACAGGTGAGTACAGCTGGTTACATCTACTGTGTTTAAACAAACAGCATTGTGCTCAGACTGGGTGTGCCGCTTTCACTTTCACTTACGTGCAATGTGGCTATTTAATACAAAATGGCCTCTAGTAATCATACTTTgatatttttaaagaaatgatcAAGACTTATATTGTAATTATAGCTTTgcttcttcactttctcttgTGCTCTCAGTGTGTAGATATGTCTGCTGCCAGCAGTTCGCTCTCTGAGGATCAGTTTCTGTGCTCCATCTGTCTGGATGTGTTCACTGATCCAGTCACCACACCATGTGGACACAACTTCTGCAAAAACTGCGTCAGTGAACACTGGGATATTAGCCTCGCTTGCCAGTGTCCCGTTTGTAAAACAACTTTTGACACAAGACCTGAGCTGCAGGTCAACACGTTTGTCTCTGAGATGGTTGCTCACTTCAGACAGTCAGCTCAACAGGAAGCCAGCGGCTGCAGCTCAGAGCAACAAGTTGCCAAACCAGAAGAAGTTCCCTGTGACGTCTGCACTGGAACCAAACTGAAGGCCCTGAAGTCCTGCCTGGTGTGTCTAGTCTCCTACTGTGAGACTCACCTGGAGCCTCATCTGAGAGCGTCGGGCCTGAAAAGACATCAGCTGATGGAGCCTGTGGAGAACCTGGAAGGCAGGACGTGTACGAAGCACAACAAACTGCTGGAGCTGTTCTGCAAGTCTGACCAAACATTTCTCTGCGTGCTCTGCACTATTTTAGAGCACAAGGCACATGATGTCGTTACTCTGACAGAAGAATATGAAGCAAAAAAGACGGAGCTGGGGAAGACAGAGGTTACACTTCAGCAGATGATCCAGGAGAGACAAGGGAAGATTCAAGAGATCCAACATTCAGTCAATGTCAGCAGGAAAAATGCATACAAAGTGAAAGCAGGTGGTGTTCAAGTCTTCACCAAGCTGAAGGAGGCTATTGAGAGAAAGCAGACCGAAGTCATCGCGATGACTGAAGAGAAGTACAGAGCgacagagaaagaggctgaAGGCCTCATCAAAGAGCTGGAACAGGAAATCTCTGAGCTGAAGAAGAGAAGTGCTgagctggagcagctctcacacTCTGAagaccacctccacctcctccagaaCTTCCCATCCCTGAGCGCTGCTCCACCCACCAAGGACTGGACAGAGGTCAGAGTCTGTCCTCTGGCATACATGGGGAATGTGAGGACAGCTGTTGCTCAGTTGACGGAGATGCTCAACAATGAGATGAAGTTATTAACAAAGACTGAGCTCAGGATGGCCCAGCAGTTTGCAGTGGATGTGACGCTTGATCCCGATACAGCAAATCCCCATCTCATCCTGTCTGAAGACGCGAAACAAGTACATCATAGTCTCATAAAGAAGAACCTCCCAGATAACCCAGAGAGATTTTCAGCTGGTTTATGCGTCTTAGGGAAGCAGATTGATTCCTCAGGAAGATTTTACTTTGAGGTTCAGATTAACAGGGAGTCTGATTGGGTTGTAGGAGTTGCCAGagagtcaatcaacagaaaggGGTTAATCACTATTAGCTCTACGAACGGTTTCTGGATTGTACGTGCGAGGAAGGAAGCTTACCGTcatatattttctctctttctgaagTCCAAGCATAAGAAGGTGGGGGTGTTTGTGGATTATGAGGAGGGTCTGGTCTCTTTTTATGATGTGGATGCTGCAGCTTTTATGTCCTCCTTTATTGGCTGCTCCTTCAATGAGAAACTCCTCCCATTCTTCAGTCTATGTGCTAATCAGGATGGTAAAAACTCCACCCCTCTGATCATCTGTCCTGTTGCCCCCACTTAGTAGAATAACCATTGGATTTTCTAGAATAAGACTCACTTtacagtgtgtacatgttttcTTCAGATTATTCTACAAAAtctaataaaatatttttgccatctttattatacattatataagTTGCTTCTCACGACTGCAACAGAATAATTTGATAACAAATGATTTATTTGACTGTTTATAATGTAGTTGAATCTATTGTGTATATTGTAGTGGAATACCTCTTTTCAGATGGCAAAACACCACGTTATGTTTTGCATACTTTTTATGTAAGTTGACCTCTATTTTTGTGTAATCTACTACATCTTCTGTGATTTTATGAAAATGGTTAAAATTAAAGTTTAACAGCAGGTGAATGTTTATGCCTCTATGTGTTCTTTTGTCACTTATTTCAAAAAGCCAAAGATAGTgagatgatttttattttgttgggGACATTTATTTAATGGCAGATGTCTTAGGTTGGAAAAAAACTtataatttcaacattttaaagagttTCTAGCATACTACTTATGGAGCACACACTTGCATTTTGCCGTTTGACGTCTGTTATACACTCAGGTTCTCATTACCAGTTTGTGTAAACAGTAGAAAATGTTTATGAGTGGGAAAAGTGTGATTATAGCGCCTCGTGGTTGTTCAAACTAATGAGGAAAACTAGTGTTggtattgtgttatactgaaagagatgagatgattgaataattaaaaaaacttGGACACACATTTACAGCGTAGATCAGATAGCACCAAGGCAGTCCAAATTTCTACcattctgtcattttaaaagtaatatttcataattttcttAGTCATTCAACAGGCATTTCTTATATCGCTGTCGTCTCTCTTCTGTGTATAAAAAGTCTCTTCATCACTTTTCCCGAGTTTCCCCAAGTGAGCGAAACAGCGCCCCTCTAGGTTGTAACGGCTGGTAAATGTCCGCCGGTCGGTGCGGTCAAACATGGCGTTGCACCCTGATGTGTACCGAAGAAAACAGAGGTGAAGTTGGCgtcttttgattaaaaaaacatagcaCGTAAATACGGTCCCCGTTAAACTGCTGCGAAACACAGAACGGACAGCCGTCTGAAAAAGAAAccctgaaatgaaaagtgaagccaGTCGTGCTCCGGCCTCACAGCAAACAATAGAAAAGTTATTTAGTATTTAAATGCAGCAACCAGGAGAGTTAGCTTGTTTCCGGTGCTGCTAATTAAGCTAGCTAAGGTGTTTTCGGTGCGTTAGCTAGCAGGAGAGAGCAGGTCTGTCagaaacaaactcacacaacaaGTGCAGAGGGACGTTATAGGACGTGGATGCTTCATCTCCACGAAATAACGTgagttaaatataaaaaatcttgtgttttttgtgtcttaGGTCACTGGTTTCGTTCCTGATGGTCCAATGTCTCACCACAGTCATGAGTTTGTCAGAGCATTACTAAACAAACAGTTTATCAAACAGTAACAGTCATTTTCCCCCTCAACATTAGacaaatataaattaatttGTATTAATTGCTAATATGCTGTATTACTGTAAATATCTATAATGAAGTCTAGAATATGTCTTTACAGTGCAGGGAGACAAAATGATGAT
This window harbors:
- the LOC139297217 gene encoding zinc finger protein RFP-like, with translation MSAASSSLSEDQFLCSICLDVFTDPVTTPCGHNFCKNCVSEHWDISLACQCPVCKTTFDTRPELQVNTFVSEMVAHFRQSAQQEASGCSSEQQVAKPEEVPCDVCTGTKLKALKSCLVCLVSYCETHLEPHLRASGLKRHQLMEPVENLEGRTCTKHNKLLELFCKSDQTFLCVLCTILEHKAHDVVTLTEEYEAKKTELGKTEVTLQQMIQERQGKIQEIQHSVNVSRKNAYKVKAGGVQVFTKLKEAIERKQTEVIAMTEEKYRATEKEAEGLIKELEQEISELKKRSAELEQLSHSEDHLHLLQNFPSLSAAPPTKDWTEVRVCPLAYMGNVRTAVAQLTEMLNNEMKLLTKTELRMAQQFAVDVTLDPDTANPHLILSEDAKQVHHSLIKKNLPDNPERFSAGLCVLGKQIDSSGRFYFEVQINRESDWVVGVARESINRKGLITISSTNGFWIVRARKEAYRHIFSLFLKSKHKKVGVFVDYEEGLVSFYDVDAAAFMSSFIGCSFNEKLLPFFSLCANQDGKNSTPLIICPVAPT